The Stenotrophomonas indicatrix DNA segment CCCGCAGCAAGACCAGCGTCAACGACCTGCTGCGCGGCCTGGCCGACTGACGGAGCCGCACGCATGAGCACCATCGTCTACGGTCTGAAGAACTGCGATACCTGCAAGAAGGCGACCAAGTGGCTGGACCGCTTCGGCGTGCCGTATACCTTCGTCGACTATCGCGACAACAAACCCAGCCCGGAAACGCTGCTGGAATGGGCCGCGCAGCTGGGCGGCCTGGCGGCGATGGTCAACCGGTCCTCCACCACCTGGCGGCAGCTGCCGGACAACCGCAAGGCCGCCGATTCGGAGGCGGAGTGGAAGCTGCTGCTGCGCGAGTACCCACAGCTGATCAAGCGCCCGCTGGTGGTGACCGCCGACGGCAAGGTCAGCCAGGGTTTCAGCGACAACGGTTTCAAGGCGCGCTTCGGCGTGGGCGGCGCGTGAGCGCCGTCCTCGACCTGGCCTGCGATCTGATTGCACGGCCGTCGGTGACCCCGGACGACGCCGGTTGCCAGGCGCTGATCGGTGAACGTCTGCAGGCGGCCGGTTTCACTTGTGAGCACCTGCGGTTGGGCGAGGTCGACAACCTGTGGGCCACCCACGGCAGCGGCGCACCGGTGCTGGTCCTGCTGGGCCACACCGACGTGGTGCCGCCGGGCCCGCGCGAGGCATGGCAGAGCGATCCGTTCGCGCCGCAGATCCGCGATGGCGTGCTGTACGGTCGCGGCACCGCGGACATGAAGGGCAGCGTGGCTGCGTTCGTGATCGCTGCCGAACAGTTCGTCGCGGCGCATCCGCAGCACACCGGCACGCTGGCGGTGCTGTTGACCAGCGACGAAGAGGGCGATGCCATCGACGGCGTGCGCCATGTCGCACGGCTGTTCGCCGAGCGCGGCCAGCGCATCGACTGGTGCATCACCGGCGAGCCGTCGTCCACCACCACGCTGGGCGACCTGCTGCGCGTGGGCCGGCGTGGCAGCCTGTCGGCCAAGCTGCGCGTGCAGGGTGTGCAGGGCCACGTGGCCTACCCGGACAAGGCGCGCAATCCGATCCATCTTGCCGCGCCGATGCTGGCCGAACTGAGTGCGCGGCGCTGGGACGAGGGCTATGAGAGCTTCCCGTCGACCAGCCTGCAGATCTCCAACATCCACGCCGGTACCGGCGCCAACAACGTGATTCCTGGTGAGCTGGTGGTGGATTTCAACATCCGCTACAACCCGCATTGGGATGCAGCGAAGCTGGAAGCGGAGATCACCACGCTACTGGACCGTCATGGCCTGCAGTACACGCTGAAGTGGCATCGCAGCGGCGAACCGTTCTACACCCCGGAAGGGACATTGCGCGCAGCGGCGCGCGCGGTGCTGGCCGAGCACACCGGTCGCGCGCCGGAAGAGAGCACCGGTGGTGGCACCTCCGATGCGCGCTTCATCGCGCCCCTGGGTGCGCAGTGCATCGAAGTCGGCCCGGTCAACGCCAGCATCCACCAGGTGGATGAAAACGTGCGCGTGGACGAGCTGGAAGCGCTGCCGGGGCTGTACCAGCGATTGGTTGAACGCCTGCTGGTGTAGCACCCCTCCGCCGGGTTTCCGTGGATACGCCGGGCATGGTCCGGCGCTACTCCGAGAACTGGAAGAACGGCGGTTTGATCGCTTCGCGCCAGTACGACTCGTCGGCCATGTAGAAGCCCTGCGCGCGGGCCTTGGCGAACCACGTCGCCGCGGCATCCACGTTCTTCTGCAGGCCATCGCCGCCGCGGCCGAGTGCCAGCCCGGCCAGGTACTGGCCATACACGTTGCCCTGTGCAGCGGCACGCTCATACCAGCGCAGCGCTTCGGTCTTGTCCTGCACCACGCCGATGCCGGCCTCGTACAGCGTGCCCAGGTCCACCTGCGCTTCGGCATCGCCGCGCGCGGCACGGCGCTGGATGCGGGCGATCACCGGGTTCGGTGAAGCGTCAGTGCTGAGCGGAGTGCCGGGCTTCGCGGACCCGCTGGTGGCATCGCGCAACGGCTGCAGCTTGTACAGCTGGCGCAGGTAGACCGCGTGGCGCAGGCGCCAGCGCAGTGCGCCCTCCATGTCGCCTCGTCGCTCGTACCACGTCTCCAGATCGCTCATCGCATACGGCGAGCCGTGATAGGCGGCGCTGTGGTACCAGCGATAGGCCTTGCGCGCGGAGGGTTTGAGCACGACCGCGTCGGGCTTC contains these protein-coding regions:
- a CDS encoding arsenate reductase, yielding MSTIVYGLKNCDTCKKATKWLDRFGVPYTFVDYRDNKPSPETLLEWAAQLGGLAAMVNRSSTTWRQLPDNRKAADSEAEWKLLLREYPQLIKRPLVVTADGKVSQGFSDNGFKARFGVGGA
- a CDS encoding tetratricopeptide repeat protein, producing the protein MTPSYRHLLPILALIALAGCATTSTRPVDDSERDALAAAADGQFDSALRVAKLYQYRNDVRALDWYARAAATTPRTHRTTSAEEQLGAILERGRLDSGDTPQKPDAVVLKPSARKAYRWYHSAAYHGSPYAMSDLETWYERRGDMEGALRWRLRHAVYLRQLYKLQPLRDATSGSAKPGTPLSTDASPNPVIARIQRRAARGDAEAQVDLGTLYEAGIGVVQDKTEALRWYERAAAQGNVYGQYLAGLALGRGGDGLQKNVDAAATWFAKARAQGFYMADESYWREAIKPPFFQFSE
- the dapE gene encoding succinyl-diaminopimelate desuccinylase; this encodes MSAVLDLACDLIARPSVTPDDAGCQALIGERLQAAGFTCEHLRLGEVDNLWATHGSGAPVLVLLGHTDVVPPGPREAWQSDPFAPQIRDGVLYGRGTADMKGSVAAFVIAAEQFVAAHPQHTGTLAVLLTSDEEGDAIDGVRHVARLFAERGQRIDWCITGEPSSTTTLGDLLRVGRRGSLSAKLRVQGVQGHVAYPDKARNPIHLAAPMLAELSARRWDEGYESFPSTSLQISNIHAGTGANNVIPGELVVDFNIRYNPHWDAAKLEAEITTLLDRHGLQYTLKWHRSGEPFYTPEGTLRAAARAVLAEHTGRAPEESTGGGTSDARFIAPLGAQCIEVGPVNASIHQVDENVRVDELEALPGLYQRLVERLLV